From Candoia aspera isolate rCanAsp1 chromosome 8, rCanAsp1.hap2, whole genome shotgun sequence, a single genomic window includes:
- the BBS12 gene encoding Bardet-Biedl syndrome 12 protein — MAFRNLNRKRHIGLQELSALAATGRTLLGPMKLSKFVVDGSIPGGVLICSPLRLLENLDLSSAVGQLLNEAIQAQNKDYKTGITTLLFLVSAWSDAVLECLQHDVPLSLMVAAMSEGLNSCVEQVQCITLSLNNIQQKLKDIPVECDDRSLNNSSGPSSRHFTDIKKTVSKSDTGILYPLENELLEENSDHTIQQANYMNSGTSTTNSMACLLSESVNTNFVFSVCKTIQKNSDLHNCNSDALTYSRRSKLTHSRYFSNVNKCHSTQQTIQLDGCPKHFDRLSDLGQLALSLSHGNESAMKLVQDILRYQLPGANQKTDTCPFQFNISEIVTCCLSGISESHSCVHPGYITLVCPAKAAAVKQLQDMPVHVILADGDLTETYHHLGFNRLENMSMFSESMSHSKTSSSLWVDSIMDILIQSKINLILVQGDSCKILEEKCLLHKIVIINHVNRNVLRAFSNITRAERLTYINQVNEHCIGKGIFMNLYGTPELNLVEVDGQIPLALTAEGLRLVTVVLCCPFMSKMQAMEDQFWTCVYRLHHALLDQAVFPGGGAVELLCLSFLEKLEKVIQNSTDQFHSASSWFAKSSEQYKSLMLNALACGWRQYLFAVMGNAANSTSEFETSTVIQQHLRRAAMCGSPSAYILEEFKKGKIGVSIEHASIGGRTLKVCDNISAKIEAWRRALELVLLVLQTDAEIIAGPKRDELLKSQDSCSFLFL, encoded by the coding sequence ATGGCTTTCAGAAACCTGAACAGAAAGAGACATATTGGACTGCAAGAACTTTCAGCTTTGGCTGCCACTGGACGGACGCTTTTAGGACCCATGAAATTGTCCAAATTTGTAGTTGATGGAAGTATTCCTGGTGGTGTGTTGATTTGTTCTCCACTGAGACTTCTTGAAAACTTGGATTTAAGTAGTGCTGTGGGGCAGCTTCTTAATGAAGCCATCCAAGCACAGAACAAAGATTATAAAACAGGGATTACCACTCTGCTCTTTCTTGTTAGTGCATGGAGCGATGCTGTACTTGAGTGCCTTCAACATGATGTTCCACTTTCACTCATGGTAGCTGCAATGTCTGAAGGTCTGAACTCTTGCGTTGAACAAGTGCAGTGTATTACATTATCACTTAACAACATACAGCAAAAACTAAAGGATATTCCTGTAGAATGTGATGACAGGAGCCTTAACAACAGCTCTGGCCCATCTTCAAGGCACTTTacagacattaaaaaaacagtcaGCAAGTCTGACACTGGTATTTTATATCCACTTGAAAATGAACTATTGGAAGAAAACTCAGATCATACCATCCAGCAAGCAAATTATATGAATTCAGGGACATCCACCACGAACAGTATGGCATGTTTACTATCTGAGTCAGTGAATACCaattttgttttcagtgtttGCAAGACGATTCAGAAAAACTCTGATTTGCATAATTGTAATTCGGATGCATTGACCTATAGCAGAAGATCAAAATTAACCCACAGTAGATACTTCAGCAATGTAAACAAGTGTCATTCAACACAACAAACAATTCAGCTGGATGGTTGCCCAAAACATTTTGACAGGCTCAGTGATTTGGGACAACTAGCATTATCTCTTAGCCATGGAAATGAGTCTGCCATGAAACTGGTTCAGGACATTCTCAGATATCAGCTTCCAGGTGCCAATCAAAAAACTGATACCTGTCCTTTCCAATTTAATATTTCAGAAATTGTGACGTGCTGTTTATCAGGCATATCCGAAAGTCATTCATGTGTTCACCCTGGCTACATCACATTAGTATGTCCAGCAAAAGCTGCTGCTGTGAAGCAACTTCAGGATATGCCTGTTCATGTTATTCTTGCCGATGGTGATCTAACTGAAACCTATCACCATTTAGGATTTAACAGGTTAGAGAATATGAGCATGTTTTCAGAAAGCATGTCTCATTCAAAGACCAGCTCAAGCTTATGGGTTGATTCTATAATGGACATTCTAATTCAgtctaaaattaatttaattttggtgCAAGGTGACAGCTGTAAAATTCTAGAAGAAAAATGTCTCCTGCATAAAATAGTGATAATTAATCATGTAAATCGTAATGTTTTGAGAGCTTTTAGTAATATTACCAGAGCTGAGAGACTGACTTATATCAATCAAGTGAATGAACATTGTATTGGCAAAGGCATATTCATGAATTTATATGGAACTCCGGAATTAAATTTGGTGGAGGTCGATGGCCAAATCCCACTTGCTTTAACAGCAGAAGGACTTCGGTTGGTAACAGTTGTGCTCTGTTGCCCGTTTATGTCAAAGATGCAGGCCATGGAAGATCAGTTTTGGACTTGTGTGTATCGTCTGCATCATGCACTTCTTGATCAGGCTGTTTTTCCAGGAGGTGGTGCGGTTGAGCTCCTATGCCTCAGTTTTCTTGAAAAACTGGAAAAAGTAATCCAAAACTCTACAGACCAGTTTCATTCTGCCTCTTCCTGGTTTGCAAAATCTTCAGAACAGTATAAATCACTGATGCTTAATGCTTTGGCTTGTGGTTGGCGTCAGTACCTTTTTGCTGTCATGGGTAATGCAGCAAACAGTACATCAGAGTTTGAAACCAGCACTGTCATACAGCAGCATCTCAGAAGAGCCGCCATGTGTGGTTCACCATCAGCCTACATCCTGGAGGAATTTAAGAAGGGGAAGATAGGAGTAAGCATTGAACATGCTAGCATAGGTGGAAGGACTTTAAAAGTGTGTGACAATATTTCTGCTAAGATAGAAGCTTGGCGCAGAGCTCTAGAACTGGTGCTCTTGGTCCTTCAAACGGATGCTGAAATTATTGCAGGCCCAAAGAGGGATGAGTTGTTGAAATCACAGGACTCATGCAGCTTCCTGTTTTTATAG
- the LOC134502389 gene encoding centrin-1-like: protein MVKATRIIPHIPTAIISAQIKPTLPPRISLVYCRIIFQPAESQGSQSSASQRPRERVWLPGRRSLFVVVLLCIQQKQQHRVLNGVTKPGRHSRFLIGRGNEQTRVFAGILSVIGQSRQEGRNIIIAGDLLKASGHKRPNLGASHRRRPSGLKHELSEDQKQEIREAFDLFDAEGSGSIDVKELKVAMRALGFEPKKEEIRKMVADTGKDGNSTIEFEDFLAMMTTKMNEKDCKEEILKAFRLFDDDGTGKISFKNLKRVSKELGENLTDEELQEMIDEADCDGDGEINEEEFLRIMKKTNQY, encoded by the exons ATGGTCAAAGCCACACGCATTATTCCACATATTCCTACCGCAATAATCTCAGCACAGATTAAACCCACACTGCCACCACGTATTTCTTTGGTTTATTGCAGAATAATTTTTCAACCAGCAGAGAGCCAGGGAAGCCAAAGCTCAGCATCCCAGCGCCCTCGGGAGCGTGTCTGGTTACCAGGACGCCGGAGcctgtttgttgttgttctgctGTGTATCCAGCAGAAACAGCAACATAGAGTTTTAAATGGCGTCACAAAGCCCGGCCGTCACTCGCGTTTCTTGATTGGCCGTGGTAACGAACAGACGCGAGTTTTCGCGGGAATCCTTTCTGTCATTGGACAATCTAGGCAAGAGGGGCGAAACATAATTATTGCAGGTGATTTG CTGAAGGCATCTGGACACAAAAGACCAAATCTGGGCGCCTCCCATCGAAGGAGACCTAGTGGGTTGAAACATGAGCTTTCTGAAGACCAGAAGCAGGAGATCAGAGAAgcttttgatttgtttgatgcCGAGGGGTCTGGCAGCATTGATGTCAAGGAACTGAAG GTTGCAATGCGTGCTCTTGGTTTTGagccaaagaaagaagaaattagaAAGATGGTAGCAGacactgggaaagatggaaacaGCACCATAGAATTTGAAGACTTTTTAGCAATGATGACCACAAAAATG AATGAAAAAGATTGTAAAGAAGAAATTCTGAAAGCTTTCCGACTGTTTGATGATGATGGCACAGGCAAGATTTCCTTTAAAAACCTAAAGCGAGTTTCCAAGGAACTTGGGGAAAATTTAACAGATGAAGAACTGCAG GAAATGATAGATGAAGCTGATtgtgatggagatggagaaataAATGAGGAAGAATTCTTAAGAATCATGAAGAAGACCAATCAATATTAA